The following are encoded in a window of Caldicellulosiruptor danielii genomic DNA:
- a CDS encoding sugar phosphate isomerase/epimerase family protein: MKKDKIAAQLYTLREFLKTEKDIYYSLKRVSEIGFQAVQISGIGKIEPKRLKEICDEFNLKICATHIPFERLKTELDKVVQEHKILECSHIAIPSAPSEYRSEEGALMFALACNEIGKKLKEEGITLSYHNHSFEFKKYNSKTWFEILIENSSPEYLMIEIDTYWVQFAGANPEKWIRSLEGRIPLVHLKDMGMLEDFKQTMFEVGYGNLDWDGIIASCNEAGVEWYIIEQDVCHRSPFESLKMSFDFLTKNYVD, from the coding sequence ATGAAAAAAGATAAAATAGCTGCGCAGCTGTACACTTTGCGTGAATTTTTAAAAACTGAAAAGGACATTTACTACAGCCTCAAAAGGGTAAGTGAAATCGGGTTTCAGGCTGTCCAGATCTCTGGTATTGGAAAGATCGAACCAAAAAGACTAAAAGAAATCTGTGATGAGTTTAACCTTAAAATCTGTGCAACCCATATACCTTTTGAAAGGCTTAAAACCGAACTTGACAAGGTTGTACAAGAACACAAAATTCTGGAATGTTCTCATATTGCAATACCCTCTGCACCTTCTGAGTACAGGTCTGAAGAGGGTGCCTTGATGTTTGCTTTAGCGTGCAATGAAATTGGAAAAAAGCTTAAAGAGGAAGGAATTACTCTTTCGTACCACAACCACAGTTTTGAATTTAAAAAATATAACTCAAAGACATGGTTTGAGATACTGATTGAAAATTCAAGCCCAGAATATCTTATGATTGAAATTGATACGTACTGGGTTCAGTTTGCGGGGGCAAACCCTGAAAAGTGGATAAGAAGCTTGGAAGGCAGAATTCCTCTTGTCCATTTAAAAGACATGGGAATGTTAGAAGATTTTAAGCAAACCATGTTTGAAGTCGGATATGGCAACTTGGACTGGGACGGGATAATAGCTTCTTGTAATGAGGCAGGAGTAGAATGGTATATTATAGAGCAAGATGTATGCCACCGCTCACCTTTTGAAAGTCTTAAGATGAGCTTTGATTTTCTTACAAAAAAT